The Humulus lupulus chromosome 4, drHumLupu1.1, whole genome shotgun sequence genome has a window encoding:
- the LOC133831717 gene encoding mitogen-activated protein kinase kinase 9-like: MAVVRERRQLNLRLPLPDISDRCPRFPLPLPPSAETNRSSSSSSSSANISCTDLEKIQVLGRGNGGTVYKVRHKKTSATYALKIVHGDSDSNVRRQLFREMEILRRTDSPHVVRCHEIFEKPSGDFGILMEYMDYGTLDNVLKSEGTFSESKLADVARKVLDGLHYLHSHKIIHRDIKPANLLVNSKMEVKIADFGVSKIMCRTLDACNSYVGTCAYMSPERFDPETYGGNYDGYAGDIWSLGLTLMELYMGHFPLLPAGQRPDWATLMCAICFGEPPALPETASGEFRSFVECCLQKESSKRWSAAQLLGHPFLCKGQRPESEH, from the coding sequence ATGGCCGTCGTTCGAGAGCGTCGCCAGCTCAATCTCCGCCTCCCTCTGCCCGACATCTCCGACCGCTGCCCTCGCTTCCCTCTCCCGCTTCCTCCCTCCGCCGAAACCAACcgctcttcctcttcctcttcctcatcTGCCAACATCTCATGCACCGACCTCGAGAAGATTCAAGTCCTCGGCCGTGGAAACGGCGGAACCGTCTACAAAGTCCGCCACAAGAAAACCTCAGCCACCTACGCTTTAAAGATCGTCCACGGCGACTCCGACTCCAACGTCCGCCGCCAGCTCTTCCGCGAGATGGAGATTCTCCGCCGTACTGACTCGCCTCACGTCGTCCGATGCCACGAgatcttcgagaaaccctccGGTGACTTTGGGATACTCATGGAGTATATGGATTACGGAACCCTCGATAATGTTCTGAAATCCGAAGGAACTTTCTCGGAATCCAAACTGGCTGACGTGGCTAGGAAAGTCCTCGACGGTCTTCACTACCTTCACTCGCACAAGATCATTCATCGTGATATCAAGCCGGCGAATCTGCTTGTGAATTCGAAGATGGAGGTGAAGATCGCCGATTTCGGAGTCAGCAAAATCATGTGCCGGACCTTGGATGCCTGCAACTCCTACGTCGGGACCTGCGCTTACATGAGTCCGGAGAGGTTCGACCCGGAGACTTACGGCGGAAACTACGACGGTTACGCCGGAGATATCTGGAGCTTGGGTCTGACTCTAATGGAGCTCTATATGGGTCACTTTCCTTTGCTTCCGGCGGGTCAAAGACCCGATTGGGCGACCCTTATGTGCGCTATCTGCTTCGGTGAGCCACCGGCTCTGCCGGAAACTGCCTCCGGTGAGTTCAGGAGCTTCGTCGAGTGTTGTTTGCAGAAAGAGTCGAGCAAGAGGTGGTCCGCCGCTCAGTTGTTGGGTCACCCGTTCCTCTGTAAAGGCCAAAGACCCGAATCCGAACATTAG